The Cotesia glomerata isolate CgM1 unplaced genomic scaffold, MPM_Cglom_v2.3 scaffold_93, whole genome shotgun sequence genomic interval AAGCTTTTTTGCAAAATATACAGTCAAATACAACATTTTGACTATGATACATGCCGTATAGTTTGTATTTTATGACAGGTTCGCATGCGTGCGTGTGAGTGTATTGTGTTCTATTGAGTGTTCGATTATCTATGTTCACCTATGTTTACTatacttttagtttttatatacacatatatacacGCATGTCTATCGTAGTTTTATATGGCCTCTTATTTgagaaaacgaaaaattctcaaatgactaaatattatttatctacACAATAGATTAATCCGTTCACAAATTCACAAtgcgaaaatttttaatcttttgttatacttgtttaaatttacgcacatatatatatatatatatatatatatatatatatatatatatatatatatatatatatatattaacaaTTGATATcatctcaattaaaattagtatataataagtgattaaaatttttccaagtaTCACTTTTAATGCACTAAATATTTCACtctgtttttaaattatttacattctTCCGCTTTAATGAAGTTCGTtgttaaacttaaattttactGCCCAACTTTAAAACTCTTCGCTTAAcacttatatatattattattaattgttcacTCCATAATTATAGGTTTATGTACAttcgaaatacttttttccatttttaatgtttatggAAATATATGTTAAATAGTGTTACaacttaaacaaaaataaaataaagtattaaaCACACTTTTTCACATTTTCACTTTTTACACTGCACCCTATAAGATGTAATCATAGTTTTAGATTTTATCATAagttttattatgatttttaaaattttaaatgttcatTACTCCAATGTTTATTTTGCACATTGTTCTCATTGACCGCTGTAATATTGTACTCGACCTGTTGCTTCAGTTACTGGAATTTCACGCATCACCGCATCCCACGCTGTAACCAaagatataataatttagagTAATGTATCAACAcgttaaatgaaaatttgattgttagtttacataaaaaatttttaattttaatttttttttcaccatcATATTTATAacgcatttaaaaaataccaaatttaaagttatttaaattagtcTCTTGTTAACATAGTAACcaaattgtttttgttttataaaaaatttataataacgtACTTATGACTTTAAAAGCTTgttaattttagaataataataataatgaaagtatataataattacttaccTAAACCAACAAATGAAACAATTTTGTCGTGGTTATAATTTTTGACATCAACTGTTTCTTCAGGTGCAATAAAACGGGCTGAAAAATCTTCTTTAGAAagattatattttgttattgcatTTGAAGGTGCAATTAATGGTTGTGAGACATAATTATTTGGTGGCTGAAATCTTGGTGAGTACCCAAAATATGTGATTGGTATCATCTGTGTATGAGGAATTTGATGCGGTTGTGGTGGATATAAATGCGGTGGCGGATGTACGTGGAAATCGTATCTTGTGTTTTTATCAACAAATGAAGGCGGTGTCTTTTCAAAATGTATTGGTACTTTATTAGAAGACTGAGATGGTTTAGAGGGTAAAATTGGTTGATCTTTTTTAGTCCTATCTTCAGACTGAAGTAGTTGTTCATTTATTTCAAAACCGAAAGTAAGTTCACTTGGAACATCgtctttattttttgttgaatcTGATAATGATTCATCCATTAATATAACTGCAggtcttgaattttttttaacagaattATGAGAGTTACATTTTGGTAAGTCTTTATCTTTGGTAATTACGTGATGTTTGTTTGTCTCTTTTGTTTCTACGTCTTCTTTTTCATGCTGCAATGATGACGTCATAGATGAAGATCTTATACTATTGGaagttgttattgttgttgttaccTTAGTATTTCGTGGATAAtctttattaactaatttcaatattttttcagatttaatTACTGGCTTAAAATTATCGCATTCACTCGAATTTGGCTGAGGTATAGATTTTGAATCCAATTGATCATTTGATAATGTAAAGGAACATTCACTGGCATTCaagtttatcaattttttactatattcTGGATTATGTTGtgtatttaatgattttagtTCTTCTTGAACATTactcgatttttttaaatcgcgGGATTCCAATCGATTTGAACAGCTTGTGTTTAATAGAGTTTGTTGACTGTTCTTACGAATTGAaggtttaaaattatttgaaatgttTGCATTGGTAGTATTAGTAACATCTCTCACACAAGACACACTCGTTTTAGATTGTTCTATtgagttattattataatttttcaatttttttgtagtatGGACATCATTTTGATCAGCATTATAATTAGTATTAACAggaatattattttgttcttgtacatatttaataacttgaatttttttattgatagcTTCTTCGTGAGCTTCAGCCTTTTTAGATTCAGttgtcttttttaattttagatcaTCTGTTAATGAgtgtttatcaaaatttaaactaaaaccATGATTTAAATAAGAATTTGAAAAGTTATGTTGTTTAATTTTTCGGTCAGATTGTTGAAGTTCATCAAGACTTGGATAATAATGTTGAGGAAATTTATCTGGCTCTGATGGAGATTTAGCAGGGACATCTGTCCACTTTTCAGCAGAAAGTATAGTTGGCACAATAGGTGAAGTGTGAAGAACAGAATTTTGAGGCAAGTTAATAGTTACCATACGGGTGATGTCAGCGTAACTTGCTTGAGGTACTCCAACAGATGACAGAGAAACATTGATAAGATTGTGTTTAATGTTTGAAGTAACAGGAAGTGAATGAACAGAATCTAAATCGCTACTATCTGATTTATCGCTGGGCGGTACACTGCAAGCGGACTTTCTTCTAAATTCCGGTGAGTGAGATGCTCTATATTCATGAACGAAATCTCTTCTCCTTGATAAGTAAGATGAAGAGTTTACTAAATTTTGAGTCCGGCTACCACTAGAACTTCTTCGTTGTCtcttactttttttcttctttgttACGACCAAAAACTCTGGTTCAGGTTCtacatcaatatttaactttttcgaattttttcttGTGCTACTATTATTACTGCtgaattcatttttaacatcatCACAATATAATGATTGACTTTCTGACCCCCAAGAATGTCGATCGCCATGACTATCAACTACTGAATCACCAGTGCTACGTTGTTTGGTTCTTTTCAATAACCCACCATTGATAGTACCTACAAAAACGgacatttataattgtttGGACTAATCTAAATACACAATCTTTAGATCTACATGATATAACTATAAGcttcataatttaatttagtacACGatgtcttaaaattattaaagagcTCAATTTCATCCTTCGAGCTCAATTTCATCCTCATTTATTTTCGAGATCTTTAAACAAAATAGAACGaactcttaaaatttttttaaatgtttggTCAATGATATTTCTAAAActaatcaataataaagcGTAAGGTACTTAAATTTGATAATAGCTAGAagcaatgattaaattttttttactttttcaatttaaCAATTGAGCACCTTCAAGTATGTgactttttgttattattacgaCTATTCTGCACTGATGTTTGtaggaatttattttcttagaattaacctaaattttttacctgaTTTATGgtaatatatatacttatgtgatagcttatattttaaatttatctatcAAACGAGTTTGGATCTACGACAATGCTGGAATTGAGAtattacatatttttgtaagtattcgaaattacttaataattcTTGCTTAAactttgcttaaaaaaattgatcatttcTTTCAATCGTTtatactttttgaaaaatttattaacttaggATTCTTTTTTTAAGCTCAATGTTATTTTAATCCTTCAGTACCCTCGCTATGAGAATTTTTCTCACGCAACAACATTCAACTTATAGGATGTCGCTGCAGTGCAAGTGAGACACTAAAAAGAACATGGGTACTGAAGGGttaatattgtttttgaataaagtttTAACTTTGACATCATGGTTATCGactaattcatttttaataaaatatcttatACAAAAATGTatctttttaaatgaaataaataaaaaatgaaataatattaccGTGTTGACTGGAAAAACTGCTAGCCTCACTTGAACTCAAACTTTTTTCAGTTGTAAGATCCTCCAATCTAGTTTTAGATATTTCTTCAAGAGAGTTGCATTTTTGTAA includes:
- the LOC123274922 gene encoding putative uncharacterized protein DDB_G0277255 isoform X1, giving the protein MAPGPDNRQDLTSLDQNQQESNDCSVINDTTDVAAEISPKDVSSVVKSYHSMIASVGKLEEPATLSTLNERELRALLDEAITYTGSTKDREGKSNLFKELLQEAEVDETEEGRRAVTSSRGLPGSNRRRHKRDSTCERLTHGGSLQNLAQPLNCEFDSSFTYLTSGSSHTYSGSRRKSKKHSGSNVSARQREGGSLPSNVNASHSLASLVNLDLIFDKKRDFCDERTVYYWANKEKSRSLDKPSYGCVTKKDDSVCTTVDASDVNDKKCPKGKYVTNEMIESDDLSSSYKDDSMVNGLNNKDAVSSNNLINSPRIIQSSVNGEDTEGIEMKIIEPRRPVQVISCPTFDTEETSVDSSIEFPLHEYNCKQDKPKFTINGTIQLTTYNNAKCNVTSGTISGVQQNKVTTSNLLPIMHVTGTQPNIAMAVSRLTSQNNTTKDFSVSIDKKSVDDSYNAAQSYNSERKKTRRKHAQEPNVIVYNAENVAGHRNDDIDSLLNFIESKDSKNKKGKTPNGNTIKIKSNTGPKSRSKDKDSKKDQLPSKLQKCNSLEEISKTRLEDLTTEKSLSSSEASSFSSQHGTINGGLLKRTKQRSTGDSVVDSHGDRHSWGSESQSLYCDDVKNEFSSNNSSTRKNSKKLNIDVEPEPEFLVVTKKKKSKRQRRSSSGSRTQNLVNSSSYLSRRRDFVHEYRASHSPEFRRKSACSVPPSDKSDSSDLDSVHSLPVTSNIKHNLINVSLSSVGVPQASYADITRMVTINLPQNSVLHTSPIVPTILSAEKWTDVPAKSPSEPDKFPQHYYPSLDELQQSDRKIKQHNFSNSYLNHGFSLNFDKHSLTDDLKLKKTTESKKAEAHEEAINKKIQVIKYVQEQNNIPVNTNYNADQNDVHTTKKLKNYNNNSIEQSKTSVSCVRDVTNTTNANISNNFKPSIRKNSQQTLLNTSCSNRLESRDLKKSSNVQEELKSLNTQHNPEYSKKLINLNASECSFTLSNDQLDSKSIPQPNSSECDNFKPVIKSEKILKLVNKDYPRNTKVTTTITTSNSIRSSSMTSSLQHEKEDVETKETNKHHVITKDKDLPKCNSHNSVKKNSRPAVILMDESLSDSTKNKDDVPSELTFGFEINEQLLQSEDRTKKDQPILPSKPSQSSNKVPIHFEKTPPSFVDKNTRYDFHVHPPPHLYPPQPHQIPHTQMIPITYFGYSPRFQPPNNYVSQPLIAPSNAITKYNLSKEDFSARFIAPEETVDVKNYNHDKIVSFVGLAWDAVMREIPVTEATGRVQYYSGQ
- the LOC123274922 gene encoding GATA zinc finger domain-containing protein 7-like isoform X2, whose protein sequence is MAPGPDNRQDLTSLDQNQQESNDCSVINDTTDVAAEISPKDVSSVVKSYHSMIASVGKLEEPATLSTLNERELRALLDEAITYTGSTKDREGKSNLFKELLQEAEVDETEEGRRAVTSSRGLPGSNRRRHKRDSTCERLTHGGSLQNLAQPLNCEFDSSFTYLTSGSSHTYSGSRRKSKKHSGSNVSARQREGGSLPSNVNASHSLASLVNLDLIFDKKRDFCDERTVYYWANKEKSRSLDKPSYGCVTKKDDSVCTTVDASDVNDKKCPKGKYVTNEMIESDDLSSSYKDDSMVNGLNNKDAVSSNNLINSPRIIQSSVNGEDTEGIEMKIIEPRRPVQVISCPTFDTEETSVDSSIEFPLHEYNCKQDKPKFTINGTIQLTTYNNAKCNVTSGTISGVQQNKVTTSNLLPIMHVTGTQPNIAMVSRLTSQNNTTKDFSVSIDKKSVDDSYNAAQSYNSERKKTRRKHAQEPNVIVYNAENVAGHRNDDIDSLLNFIESKDSKNKKGKTPNGNTIKIKSNTGPKSRSKDKDSKKDQLPSKLQKCNSLEEISKTRLEDLTTEKSLSSSEASSFSSQHGTINGGLLKRTKQRSTGDSVVDSHGDRHSWGSESQSLYCDDVKNEFSSNNSSTRKNSKKLNIDVEPEPEFLVVTKKKKSKRQRRSSSGSRTQNLVNSSSYLSRRRDFVHEYRASHSPEFRRKSACSVPPSDKSDSSDLDSVHSLPVTSNIKHNLINVSLSSVGVPQASYADITRMVTINLPQNSVLHTSPIVPTILSAEKWTDVPAKSPSEPDKFPQHYYPSLDELQQSDRKIKQHNFSNSYLNHGFSLNFDKHSLTDDLKLKKTTESKKAEAHEEAINKKIQVIKYVQEQNNIPVNTNYNADQNDVHTTKKLKNYNNNSIEQSKTSVSCVRDVTNTTNANISNNFKPSIRKNSQQTLLNTSCSNRLESRDLKKSSNVQEELKSLNTQHNPEYSKKLINLNASECSFTLSNDQLDSKSIPQPNSSECDNFKPVIKSEKILKLVNKDYPRNTKVTTTITTSNSIRSSSMTSSLQHEKEDVETKETNKHHVITKDKDLPKCNSHNSVKKNSRPAVILMDESLSDSTKNKDDVPSELTFGFEINEQLLQSEDRTKKDQPILPSKPSQSSNKVPIHFEKTPPSFVDKNTRYDFHVHPPPHLYPPQPHQIPHTQMIPITYFGYSPRFQPPNNYVSQPLIAPSNAITKYNLSKEDFSARFIAPEETVDVKNYNHDKIVSFVGLAWDAVMREIPVTEATGRVQYYSGQ